The Daucus carota subsp. sativus chromosome 7, DH1 v3.0, whole genome shotgun sequence genome window below encodes:
- the LOC108195526 gene encoding WUSCHEL-related homeobox 1 → MSKKPSNLNTMFPSPVPATAYCGYLLKHDHNFCVANHHPSSGNERNKRGVMINTEEVMMGAARWTPTPEQLYALEEIYQTGTRTPSATQIQQIAARLRRFGKIEGKNVFYWFQNHKARERQKRRRQQLRNDPFLNQPHFHGNVPSLGLRRTGLEVGQAKNWVSPSDCSTISEESVVSLATAEVAKGETDERIEFEDTRLRLTMSTNEARNHNKLLVPYKEMTNNSKDERKYPTLELFPDWICDRNDRYRINNAPETDDHRETGTTNISTKFDPPHFFEFLPMKN, encoded by the exons ATGTCGAAGAAACCATCAAATCTCAACACTATGTTCCCTTCTCCGGTACCAGCAACTGCTTATTGTGGTTACCTTCTCAAACATGATCATAATTTTTGTGTTGCAAACCACCATCCAA GCAGTGGGAACGAAAGAAACAAAAGAGGAGTTATGATTAATACGGAAGAAGTGATGATGGGAGCTGCAAGGTGGACACCAACTCCCGAACAATTATATGCTCTAGAGGAAATCTATCAAACCGGTACAAGAACTCCCTCGGCTACTCAAATCCAACAAATTGCTGCAAGGCTTCGTCGGTTCGGTAAGATTGAAGGCAAGAATGTTTTCTACTGGTTCCAGAATCACAAAGCTAGAGAAAGGCAGAAACGTCGTCGACAACAACTACGTAACGATCCCTTCCTAAATCAGCCACATTTCCATGGAAATGTACCAAGTTTAG GGTTAAGAAGGACAGGTCTCGAAGTTGGACAGGCTAAGAACTGGGTGAGCCCTTCAGACTGCAGTACCATTTCAGAG GAGTCAGTAGTTTCTCTAGCAACAGCAGAGGTCGCAAAAGGCGAAACTGATGAGAGAATTGAGTTCGAAGATACGAGATTAAGGCTGACAATGAGCACCAACGAGGCTCGAAATCATAACAAACTGCTGGTGCCCTACAAAGAAATGACTAACAACAGTAAGGATGAAAGAAAATATCCAACACTGGAGCTCTTCCCCGATTGGATCTGTGATCGTAATGATCGATATCGGATAAATAATGCACCAGAGACTGATGATCATCGCGAAACAGGAACTACAAACATCAGTACCAAGTTTGATCCTCCtcatttctttgagtttcttcCTATGAAGAATTAG